A single Lactuca sativa cultivar Salinas chromosome 8, Lsat_Salinas_v11, whole genome shotgun sequence DNA region contains:
- the LOC122195277 gene encoding uncharacterized protein LOC122195277, which translates to MGEKKKSATIFIRLVSAAGTGFFYVKKKNPRKIQTKLEFRKYDPRVNRHVLFTEAKMK; encoded by the coding sequence ATGGGAGAGAAGAAAAAAAGTGCTACGATTTTCATACGCCTAGTTTCTGCTGCAGGGACAGGTTTCTTCTATGTTAAGAAGAAGAACCCAAGGAAGATACAGACAAAGCTTGAATTCCGAAAGTATGATCCTCGTGTCAATCGCCATGTCCTCTTCACTGAAGCCAAGATGAAGTAA
- the LOC111910896 gene encoding uncharacterized protein LOC111910896, with protein sequence MGFILFAGRLLFASLFILSAYQLYHEYGTDGGPAVKVLEPKLDVFTKLIASKAGIQIPEIDTKHVVSAVIVLKGFGGVGFIFGSYAGAILLVLHQLVFTPVLYDFYNYDVEDAEFGQLFTKFTQNMALLGALLYFIGMKHSISLRQQRKVPKTKTG encoded by the exons ATGGGGTTCATCTTGTTCGCCGGGAGACTTCTCTTTGCTTCTCTCTTCATACTATCTGCTTATCAACT GTATCATGAATATGGAACAGATGGAGGGCCAGCTGTAAAGGTTCTTGAACCAAAACTTGATGTGTTCACTAAATTGATTGCTTCTAAAGCTGGCATACAAATTCCTGAAATTGAT ACGAAACATGTAGTTTCAGCAGTGATTGTTCTTAAAGGCTTTGGTGGAGTTGGCTTCATATTTGGTAGCTATGCTGGTGCCATTTTACTG GTTCTGCATCAGCTTGTTTTTACACCCGTGTTGTATGATTTCTACAACTATGATGTTGAAGATGCAGAATTCGGTCAACTTTTTACTAAATTCACACAG AATATGGCTTTGCTTGGAGCTTTATTATATTTCATAGGAATGAAACACTCGATATCATTGCGTCAACAAAGAAAGGTTCCCAAGACAAAAACAGGCTAA